Proteins encoded by one window of Glycine soja cultivar W05 chromosome 15, ASM419377v2, whole genome shotgun sequence:
- the LOC114385975 gene encoding uncharacterized protein LOC114385975, protein MCDASDYTIGAVLGQRKGKVFHSIYYASKVLNDAQLNYATTEKEMLAIVYALKKFRSYLVGSRVIVFTDHAAIKYLLTKANSKPRLIRWILLLQEFDLVIKDRKGSKNFVADHLSRLVNEEVTHKELEIRDEFLDESLLVVNERPWFADLANYKAAGIIPKDFNWHQRKKFLHDARFYIWDDPHLFKIRADNLLRRCVTMEESRSILWHCHNSPCGAHYSGHKAATKILQSVFDCWGIDFVGPFPLSYGNKYILVAIDYVSKWVKPVATPKNYAKTIVKFLKKNIFSCFGVPRVLISDGGSHFCNVQLQKVLGHYNVTHKVASPYHPQTNVQAEVSNRELKKILEKTVVSTRKD, encoded by the exons ATGTGCGATGCAAGTGATTATACAATTGGTGCAGTGTTGGGGCAGAGGAAAGGAAAGGTGTTTCATTCCATTTACTATGCAAGCAAGGTCCTGAATGATGCTCAGCTGAATTATGCTACTACTGAAAAAGAAATGCTTGCTATTGTCTATGCACTGAAGAAGTTTCGATCGTACTTGGTTGGATCAAGAGTGATTGTGTTCACAGATCACGCAGCCATCAAGTATCTTCTCACAAAGGCCAATTCCAAACCAAGGCTAATTAGATGGATTCTCTTGcttcaagagtttgacttggtcaTCAAGGATAGAAAGGGATCAAAGAATTTTGTGGCTGATCACCTATCAAGACTGGTCAATGAAGAAGTCACGCACAAAGAACTGGAAATCCGTGATGAATTCCTAGATGAATCACTGCTGGTTGTGAATGAGAGACCATGGTTTGCTGACCTTGCTAATTATAAGGCTGCAGGAATCATCCCCAAGGATTTTAATTGGCATCAGAGAAAGAAGTTTTTGCATGATGCTCGCTtctatatttgggatgacccacatttgtttaaaattagagCAGACAATTTGCTGAGAAGATGTGTGACCATGGAGGAGTCCAGAAGTATATTGTGGCACTGCCATAACTCTCCTTGTGGGGCTCACTACAGTGGGCATAAAGCAGCAACAAAAATCTTGCAATCTG TCTTCGATTGTTGGGGTATTGACTTTGTTGGTCCTTTTCCCTTATCTTATGGGAATAAGTACATATTGGTGGCCATTGATTATGTTTCTAAATGGGTAAAGCCTGTTGCTACTCCAAAGAATTATGCAAAGACTATTGTCAAGTTTCTAAAGAAGAACATATTTTCGTGCTTTGGGGTACCAAGAGTCTTGATCAGTGACGGTGGCTCACATTTCTGCAATGTCCAACTTCAAAAAGTGTTGGGGCACTACAATGTAACGCATAAGGTGGCCTCACCTTATCACCCTCAAACAAATGTTCAGGCTGAGGTCTCTAACAGGGAATTGAAAAAGATATTGGAGAAGACTGTGGTGTCTACAAGGAAGGACTAG